Proteins encoded in a region of the bacterium genome:
- a CDS encoding bi-domain-containing oxidoreductase, translating into MLQVIQNYNNGELKVDNVPPPALQAGGILVKNMFSLISAGTERTTVETAQKSLIGKAQSRPDLVKKVINTAKRDGLMTTIQLVKNKLDTPVPLGYSSSGIVVAVAENVNDFAVGDRVACAGQGYASHADVIFVPQNLAAKVPESVQLDEAAYSTLGAIAMQGVRQAEVSIGENVVVVGLGLIGLITVQILKAAGCRVIGLDISEDACKTASSLGADYTILASDNYMPIIEKSTDGYGVDCAIVTAATPTNEPIVLSGEILRNKGKLIIVGGVPADIPRSPFYEKEIDVRFSRSYGPGRYDIFYEERGIDYPYGYVRWTENRNMISFLNLIAAKKIDLQSITTHRFKIEDAEDAYNLISGKSKKRERYIGILLTYTHRHEIQAETIIPITDYNRSPSEGKVKIGFIGAGNFAQNYLLPILKKNKKRVELVSVSTSRGVTASNVAKKFKFLSATTDNNEILNQTDIDCVFVATRHNLHAPYVIEGIKRGKSIFVEKPLALSVEQLNQVIEAYQEFNGRVMVGFNRRFAPTIVETKKFFDKKIQPVTITYRINAGFVPKEHWTQDPIEGGGRIIGEVCHFVDLLMFLTGSLPIKVYADTISITRDDMMSKDNISITFKFRDGSIGHIIYTASGDRTFPKERIEMFCENSIAVIDDFKQVTFSRHGKVKTFGGSKQDKGYHSALEHFIKSIESGNDSPIPFRDSVNATIATFKILESINTGLPVEIQLDERQDFLMGLSRIHTEHLRA; encoded by the coding sequence TTGCTGCAAGTCATTCAAAATTACAACAACGGCGAATTGAAAGTTGACAATGTGCCGCCTCCCGCACTGCAAGCCGGCGGAATTTTAGTCAAAAATATGTTTTCACTGATCAGCGCCGGAACGGAACGCACCACTGTCGAGACGGCTCAAAAAAGCTTGATTGGAAAGGCGCAAAGCCGTCCGGATCTAGTTAAAAAAGTCATCAATACAGCTAAGCGTGACGGCTTGATGACGACAATCCAGTTAGTAAAAAACAAACTGGATACTCCTGTTCCGCTCGGATACAGCAGTTCGGGTATAGTCGTAGCCGTTGCCGAAAATGTAAATGATTTTGCCGTTGGTGACCGTGTTGCCTGTGCAGGCCAAGGTTATGCTTCACATGCTGACGTTATTTTCGTCCCACAAAATCTTGCAGCAAAAGTTCCCGAAAGTGTTCAACTTGATGAAGCAGCGTATTCGACATTAGGCGCTATCGCCATGCAAGGAGTTCGTCAAGCCGAAGTGAGCATCGGTGAAAATGTTGTTGTGGTTGGTCTTGGATTGATCGGCTTGATTACAGTTCAGATTCTCAAAGCAGCCGGCTGTCGGGTTATTGGACTAGATATTTCTGAAGATGCCTGCAAAACCGCCTCGTCCCTTGGCGCCGATTACACGATCCTTGCATCGGATAACTATATGCCGATCATTGAAAAATCTACCGATGGCTATGGTGTTGACTGTGCTATCGTGACAGCGGCTACCCCTACCAACGAACCGATTGTATTATCGGGAGAGATTCTTCGCAATAAGGGCAAGTTGATCATTGTGGGAGGTGTACCGGCCGATATCCCACGGAGCCCGTTTTATGAAAAAGAAATCGATGTACGTTTTTCCCGTTCATATGGACCAGGCCGTTATGATATTTTTTATGAAGAACGAGGTATTGATTATCCATATGGATATGTTCGCTGGACAGAAAATCGTAACATGATATCGTTTTTGAATCTAATTGCTGCAAAAAAAATTGACCTGCAAAGCATAACCACCCATCGTTTCAAAATTGAGGATGCGGAAGATGCCTATAATCTGATTTCAGGAAAATCAAAAAAACGTGAACGCTATATAGGCATTTTACTGACTTACACGCATCGACACGAGATACAAGCAGAAACGATCATTCCCATTACTGATTATAATCGATCACCAAGTGAAGGAAAAGTAAAAATCGGGTTTATTGGCGCGGGTAATTTCGCTCAAAATTATTTGTTACCGATTTTGAAGAAAAATAAAAAACGAGTCGAACTTGTTTCGGTTTCAACATCGCGTGGCGTCACCGCTTCCAACGTTGCAAAAAAATTTAAATTCTTATCGGCTACAACCGATAATAACGAGATTCTAAATCAAACCGATATCGATTGTGTTTTTGTTGCAACCCGCCATAACCTCCACGCGCCTTACGTAATCGAAGGAATTAAACGTGGCAAATCCATCTTTGTAGAAAAACCGCTGGCATTGAGTGTTGAACAGCTTAATCAAGTTATCGAAGCCTATCAAGAGTTTAACGGCCGTGTCATGGTAGGATTCAACCGGCGTTTTGCACCAACGATCGTTGAGACTAAAAAATTCTTCGATAAAAAAATTCAACCGGTGACGATTACTTATCGCATCAACGCCGGATTTGTTCCTAAAGAACATTGGACGCAAGATCCGATCGAAGGCGGAGGGCGCATCATCGGCGAAGTTTGTCATTTCGTCGATCTCTTAATGTTTCTGACAGGTTCCTTGCCCATTAAAGTTTATGCCGATACTATTTCGATCACACGTGACGATATGATGAGCAAAGACAATATCAGTATTACTTTTAAATTCAGAGATGGATCCATTGGCCATATTATTTATACCGCATCCGGCGATCGAACGTTTCCTAAAGAACGCATTGAAATGTTTTGTGAAAATTCAATTGCAGTAATTGATGATTTCAAACAAGTAACGTTTTCGAGACATGGCAAAGTCAAAACATTCGGAGGCTCGAAACAAGACAAAGGATATCATAGCGCTCTTGAACATTTTATCAAAAGCATTGAATCAGGCAATGATTCCCCCATCCCTTTTCGGGATTCTGTCAATGCAACTATTGCCACTTTCAAAATATTAGAATCGATTAATACCGGTCTGCCTGTAGAAATACAACTGGATGAAAGGCAGGATTTTCTGATGGGTTTATCGCGCATTCACACCGAACATCTTCGCGCTTAA